GGGAATATAGGCATCGGCTCCTTTCTCCAGCGCGGTTTTCAGATTTTCAGGGGTCAACGCATGGGCCGTGAGCATCAGGGTGGGCAGATTCAGACGGCGGGTGATATCCAGAAGCCGGAACCCATCCACCCCCATGATATCCAAAACGGCCGCATCATAGGTGGTGGCGGCCAGTCTGGCTGCGGCCGCATCATACGTCTTCGCCGTATCCACCCGGCACATGTGCAGCAGCTCTGTGATGGTTTCCAGGATATCGGGTTCATCATCCACCACCAAAACCTGTTTGTTTTCAAGTATCTCAAGCTCGTTGATCATGGTCGTCCTTTTTTTAAACGGTCGGATTCACGGGTCTGTCTAATGGTTTCACCGGGTATTATGACAAAAATATGCTTGACAAAGCAATTGTGAAACGGTCTTATACCAAAATATTTATTTTTTAATTGTTTGCACCCATGCTTGGGGGTGTCAGAAGGAGGAATATGGAAATTGCAGTCACCCGGGTCGGTCAGGCCGGAACCCGGCCAAAGGATGAAGACCTGGGATTCGGTACGGCGTTCACGGATCATATGTTTGTGATGGATTATTCAACGGACAAAGGGTGGCATGACCCGCGCATCGAGCCGTTTGCCCCGGTCACTTTGTCACCGGCGGCCATGGTGTTTCATTATGGTCAGGCCATTTTCGAAGGACTTAAAGCCTACAAGACCCCGGAAAAGAAAGTCCAGCTGTTCCGGGCCAGGGACAATTTTGACCGCCTGAACCGGTCGGCCCGGGGCCTGTGTATCCCGGAAGTGGATATCGACTTTGTCATGGATGCGTTGAAACAGCTGCTGAAGCTGGAAAAAGACTGGATCCCGGAAACATTGGGCACCTCCCTGTACATCCGGCCGTTTATCATTGCCACGGATCCGTTTCTGGGCGTGAGATCCTCGTTCACGTTCAAATTTTTTATTATTTTATGTTCCGTGGGCGCGTATTACGCCGGCGGGCTGGCCCCGGTAAAAATCTGGGTGTCCAAAGATCATGTCAGGGCCGTTCCCGGCGGGGTAGGGGAATTCAAGACCGCAGGCAATTATGCGGCCAGCCTCAATGCCGGAGAAATTGCCAAAAAACAGGGGTATGCCCAGGTGTTGTGGCTGGATGCGCTGGAAAGAAAATATGTGGAGGAAGTGGGGGCCATGAACATCTTTTTTGTGATCGATGATGAACTGGTGACCCCCAATCTCACGGGCAGTATCCTGCCCGGGATCACCCGGTTTTCAGTGATCGATCTGGCGAAAAAATGGGGCATGCCCGTGTCGGAACGGAAAATCAGCATGGACGAGGTGCTGGATGCCCATGCTTCGGGCCGCCTGAAAGAAGTGTTCGGCTCCGGCACGGCGGCTGTGATTTCGCCCGTGGGCGAAATCTGTTATGGAGACCGGGTGCTTCACATCGGTGACGGCAACCCGGGACCTGTTGCCATGAAATTTTACCAGGCATTGACATCCATCCAGTATGGAACGGCAAAAGACACGGAAAACTGGATCGAACCGGTGGTTTAGACAGAATCCCTGGATTTTTAAGATCGACAAATCCACGGGGCAGGAGGGAATATGGCCAAAATAGACAATTTTGTTCCCATCGGAAAGCGAATCCGGCGGGCCCGGCTGGACAGAAAGGTCACTCTGGATACCATGGCCAATGAGACCGGCCTGGCAAAACAAGTGATCAAACAGATTGAAAACGGTGAAAAACGGCCGTCCGTGGGGACCCTTCTTCAGATTTCCAGGGTCTTGCAGCTGGATTCCGATTTTCTGCTCAAAGACCCGGAAGCAGACCAGGAAAAACGGGCCCGGGCCTATACCAAACGCACGGATCAATATGCGTACACCCCGTTGACCCCTGATGCAAAAAACAAGCATTTAAAAGCGTTTCGCATTGTGGTGGAAGCCGGCACCCGGCATGAAGGCGTCGGATTCCAGCACGAGGGGGAAGAGTTTGTCCATGTGCTGGAAGGGCAGGTAAAGGTGCAGGTGGGGGATCATATCAATGAACTTGCCGCCGGCGATTCTTTGCATTTTAATTCCGGGATCAAACATGATTTGCGCAATCCTTCTCAAAAGGATGCCGTTCTGATTGTGGTGGTTTACGTTCCCTGACAATGGAGGTGGCAGACCATGCTGTTTAAATTGACTGATGAACAGAAAATGATCCGGAACATGGTTCGGGAGTTTTCCAGAAAAGTGATTGCCCCCACGGCGGCGGAACGGGACCGGACCAAGGAATTTCCGGCCGGGAATTTCAAGCAGATGGGAGAGCTCGGTCTCATGGGCATGATGGTGCCCGAAGCATATGGCGGAGAATCCGCCGATACCGTGTCCTATGTGCTGGCATTGTCTGAAATCGCTTATTCCTGTGCCTCCACCTCCGTGGTGATGTCGGTGCAGAATTCCATTGTGTGTGAAAGCCTTAACAATTTCGGGACAACAAAGCAGAAACAGCAGTTTCTTACACCCCTGGCATCCGGAAAAATGATCGGCGCATTCGGGCTCACTGAGCCGGATGCGGGGTCTGACCCCGTGTCCCAGGCCACGGTGGCCGTCAAAGACAAGGATGATTACATCATCAACGGCACCAAGCGGTTCATTACTTCCGGCAAGCATGCCAAGGTAGTGCTGGTAACGGCGAAAACCGATCCGGATGCCGGCCATAAGGGGATCTCGTGTTTTATCGTTCCCAAGGATACCAAAGGCCTGATCGTGGGCCATGAAGAAGATAAGATGGGGCTGCGCGCCTCAGATACCACGGATCTGATTTTTGAGGACTGCCGGGTGCCCGCATCCTGGATGCTCGGGAAAAAAGGGGATGGATTCAAAATCGCCATGTCCGGCCTGGACAGCGGACGTATCGGGATTGCGGCCCAGTCCATCGGCGTGGCCCAGGCCGCATTTGACGCGGCCGTGGCCTATGCATCCCAGCGCCGGCAGTTCGGCGTGCCCGTCACCAAGCACCAGGCCATCCGGTTTCAGATTGCGGATATGGCGACCCAGATCGAGGCGGCCCGTCAGCTGATGCTGTCTGCCGCATCCATGAAGGATCGAAAAGAACCCTATACCAAAGAGGCCTCCATGGCCAAGCTGTTTGCCTCGGAAATGGTCAACGAGGTCACGGCCCGGGCCATCCAGATGCACGGCGGCTATGGGTTCACCAAAGACTATGTGGTGGAGCGCCTGTACCGGGATGCCCGGGTGTTCACGATTTATGAAGGCACCTCCGAGATTCAGCGCATCGTGATTTCCAACAATATTCTCAAAGACAAACGCAAGCTCTGAAACAGCGCCGTCCCTTGCAGTGATTAATGCATCATGGGAACGGTCAGGCCGCCGTCCATGAGAAACAGGACGGTGGCTTTTTGGCCTTTTTGGTCCAGGGCCTGGTCCAGGGCGGTTTGAAGATCAGAGAACGGGGTGATGAACAACGGGGTGATCTGGTCCGGCGGCACATCCGTGACGGCCCACATCTGGGCCCATATCCCGATTTCCGCCATTTTGGCAGCTTTGTGATACCCTAACACATATCCTTTTTCGATTTTTTTCAGGGCCGCTTCGGGGGTGTCGCAGGAGCCCAGAAGATCGGCGAACGCCTTGCCCCCGATGCCGCACCGGCATTTGGCCACCAGGATCAGGATGCCGTCTTTTTTCAGGGCCAGTTTGGCATTGTCGATGCCTTTCTGGGCCTGGTACAGATCGATGTCCTGGGGAAATTTCACCACAGACACCACAATGTCGGCTTTTTCTCCCATGGGCGCGGCAAACACCTCGTTGGCCCGGTCAATGGCCGCATGAAATGAGTCATGAATATGGCCGGCGCATGCGGCATACACCTGGTGATGCTTGTCCAGCACCATCATGATGGAAAAGATGTCCTGTTTCACGGTCTTGATGGCGTCCATCATGTCCTCGTGCACGGGATTGCCGGCCAGGGCCAGGGCTTTGGCCTCGGGCAGAAGCGCCAGTTTGTGGTTCTTCTCAATGGTCTGATATCCGGCAATGCCCGGGAGAAACGATTTTCTGCCGCCCGTGTACCCGGCAAAATAATGGGGCTCCACGGATGAAATGATGATGATTTTGTCCGCCTCCACCCCGGCCTTGTTCACATACATGGGCGTGCCGTTGGAAGAATCGCCCAAAAAGACCATGTCTTGTTCTTTGGCGGCATCATGCACAATGATCCGGTCTTTGATTTTTGCGTAATAGTCACCGAAGATCTGGATGAATTCGTCTTTTGTGGGGCCCCGGTGAACGCCTGTGGCAATGATGAAATGATAATCGGTTTGTGACAAAGGGTCAAAGATCACGTCCAGCACTTTTGCCGTGGGCGTGGGCCTGGTAGCGTCGTTGACGATGACCAGGACCTTGCCTGCGTCTTTGATAAATGCCTCAAACGGGGTGCTGTGGATGGGCCGGGCAATAGCATCGGCAATGACCCGGTCCTGATCGGGCAGGGTCACGTCATTGGCCTCCAGAATCCGGACCGGCACGGCTTCATCCAGAGTTGCGGTCAGGGTGTCTTGTTTGCCGTAGGGAACAGTTATTTTCATGGGGGTCAGGTTTTCCTTATGGTCGTTATTTCGGGTGTTGGGTTCATGGGGCCCGGGACCCGGGTTATGTTACGGGACCCAGGGTGTTGAGATGGTCGATGAACGTATCGATTTCCGCCTGGAACAGGGTTTTGTCCCCGTCGGGAATTTCCACCACCTGAACCCGTTCCGGGTCGATGTCCAGGTTCTCCAGGATGGATTGAATCCGTTTCACCTGCTGCTTTGACCGTTTGCCGCCGTTTTTGTGCTGGCAGTCATCTTCCGGGCAGCAGGCCACCAGCACGCCCCAGGCATGGTTGAGAAACGGGGCCATCAGCGTTTCGGGTTCCAGCCGGCCGGCACACATGTTGACATAGATGTCATACTCTTTGTCATGAGTTTCCGATTCCGGCAGCCGGGAGGCCTGGAGATCCGGGTAGTAAGACCAGTTGCAGGCAAACACGATGGCCTTGGCTGACGCGTGGGTATCCAGGAACCGGGCCGATGCCTGGGTGAGATCCTCTTTTCCCGTGCCGAAGGTGTGCAGGATATTGACGGCGTTGGCCGGGCAGACGGACACACATGTGCCGCAACTCTGGCATTTCACCAGGTCGGTCTCAATGCCGTTTTCCCCGTGAAACCGGGCTTCATGGGGGCAGGCCGCCACACACAGCAGGCACTGGGCACAGGTCAGGTCGGTGACAGCCGTGGTGCCGGGTCCGGCATATCCCATTTCCACCAGATCTTTTCTGGCATCCGTAAAGATATCGGTGAGGCTCACACCGGATGAACAGGCTGCCTCGCACCGTTTGCAGTAAAAACAGTTGAACAGTTTGTTTGCCGCGGTTTCCGAGGGCTCAAGCTCACCCGTCAAAAGCCCGAAGGCCGTGATGATTTTGGCCCGGGGGGCATCCGACTCCCATCCCGTGTATTTAAACAACGGACAATGTTCATAACAATAGCCGCATCGGATGCAGGCTGCCAGGGTGGATTCCCATTTTTTCAGATGATTGAACCGGGTGGGGTGTTTTGTTTCCATAGGGCAGTCCCTTATTTTCAGTTGTTCACAGCATATCTTAATCCGGTGGCAGTGACCCAGTCGTCAGGGGCCTGCATCAGTTTGCCCGGGTTCAGGATGTTGTTGGGATCCAGTGCTTGCTTAATGGTTTGAAGCAGGCGCAGGGAATCCGCTTTTTCCACTTTAAATGACGCGGCTTTGGACAGGCCGATGCCGTGTTCCGCCGACGTGGTGCCGTTGACGGACCGCACGAATTCATAGATTTCCGTGATGGCTTTCCGGGCCGATGCCCATTGTTCCGGCTGTTTGGTGTCCATGAGGATCTTGGTGTGCATGCATCCGGACCCGCAGTGGCCGTATGCGGTCATGATAATATTGTTTTTCTTGGCCACCTCGTGGATCTTGCCGGCCATGTCCGCCATCCTGGAATAGGGCACAGCCATGTCATCGGCCAGGGATGTGGAGGACAGGCTGTCATCATACTTGGACAGGGCCGGGAACAGTTTTTTGCGGCCCATAAAGATTCTGGCCCGTTCCTTGGGATCGTAGCTGGTGGTGATATCACTGCCTTGATGTTTTTTACAGATCTCTTTCATCTTGTTGATCTCATAATCCACGGCTTCCCTGACCATGCCGTCCGCTTCAAAGATCAGGGAGGCGGCCACTTCCTTGAGTCCTAAATTCATGGTCTTGTTCACGGCCTTAATGGCCACGGAATCCACCAGTTCCAGCATGGAGGGAATCGCGCCGGACGCCATGATGGACCCCACCGCAGCCCCGGCATGGGCCAGGTGATCAAAATTGGCAATGCCCATGCACCGGTATTCGGGAATGGGCACAAAATTGAGTGTGGCTTCCACCACGATCCCTAAGGTGCCTTCAGATCCCACCATGAGTTTGTGCAGCTGGTACCCGGAGGCTTCCACCCGTGTGTGGGCGCCTAAGGTCACCAGGTCTCCGTTGGGCAGCACCACTTTCATGCCTAAGACCGCATCACGGGTGGCCCCGTATTTCACGGACCTAACCCCCGAGGCATTGTTGGCAATCTCCCCGCCGATGGTGGCAATGCGGGAAGATGCCGGGGTGGGGGGATAAAACATGCCGTGGGGTTTCAAAGCCAGGTTCAGGTCATCATCCACCACGCCGGGCTCCACCCGGCAGTACACATCGGGCAGATTGATCTCCAGAATCCGGTTCATGTGTTTCATGTCCAGGACAATTCCGCCCCGGATGGGCACGGTCTGACCGCACATGCCGGACCCGCCGCCCCGGGGAATGACGGGAATCAGGGCTTCGTTGGCATAGGCCATCAATTGCTGGACCTGCCTTGTGTTGTCCGGCCGGACCACGGCCCAGGGCATGGCATGGTGAACCGAGGCATCCGATCCGAATGCGTAAAGATCGGATGGGTCTGTCTTGATGTTTTCTTCACCAAAAATTTCCCTTAATTTTGATTCATCCATTGTCTTCATAGGCTGTCCCTCTTTGATGACGGGTTGTTACCATTTCAAATGCCAGCATAATTTCATAAACCTGCATAAAATTCAATCCTATTTTGGGTTTGTTCCTTGGCAAAACACCGGGTTGCGGGTATACTTGAGTCTGGTCAAAAACATCCAGCGGTTTTCTTTAAGACCGCTGTTTCATATGGATGAACAGACAATTATTAAAGGGAGACCCTGCAATGACACATACGATTCAGTTTTTACCTCATAATAAACAGATCACTGTGGCGGATGGCGAAAGCCTGATCCGGGCCGCCATGGAAGCCGGGGTCCACATCAATGCGTCCTGCGGCGGCGGGGGCGTGTGCGGGAAGTGCCGGGTGCGGATTGAATCCGGTGAAGTGGAAGGCGGGATTTCGGAAAAACTCACGGACCAGGATCGGGAAAAAGGGTATCGCCTGGCCTGCCTGGCCAAAGTGACTTCAGATCTGACCGTGCGCATTCCCGTGGAATCTGAAGTGGAAACCAGCCGTCTCACCCAGACCATGGACCGTCACACGGCCCGGGCCATGACCGTGAATGTGGAAGATCTCAAACAGGACGGGCTGTTCATTCCGCCGGTGGAAAAAATCTATCTGGAACTGGATCCGGCGGTGGAAGGAGACAACCGGGCGGATGTGGCCAGGATCATGCATCATCTTCGGATTCATCATGATGAACACAGATTGACCATGGATCTGAGCCTGATCCGCCGGGTGCCGGACATTATCCGGCAGGAAAATTTTAATGTGACCGCCACGATTTTACGTCCGGTAAGAGAGGACGGCAAAAACGAGATCATCAATATCGAGCCCGGAGACACCACAAACAGGAATTTTGCCATTGCCGTGGACATCGGCACCACCACGGTGTTCGGTCAGGTGATGGATCTGCAAAGCGGTGAAGTCCTGGCCCAGCAGGGCGAGTTCAACGCCCAGATCAGCTATGGCGAGGATGTGATCTCCCGGATCATGTACGCGGAAAAAGGGGACGGGCTGGCCACCCTGCACAAACGCGTGGTGGAAACCATCAACAAGATCATCAAAGGGATCATCAAAAAAGCAAAAATAGACACCCATGAAGTCTCCACCATCACTATGGCCGGCAACTCCACCATGACCCAGCTGCTGCTTAATATCAATCCCAGTTATATCCGAAGAGATCCCTATGTGCCGGCATCCATTCTGTATCCACCGTTTCATGCCACGGAAATCGGTCTGGAACTGGCTGAGCACACCACGGCTCTGGTGTATCCGGGAGTTTCATCCTATGTGGGCGGGGATATCATTTCCGGTATCATGGCTTCAGGCATGTACCGGTCGCCGGAACTGACCCTGTATATGGATATCGGCACCAACGCGGAGATCGCCATCGGACACCAGGAATGGATGGTGTGCACGGCCGCGTCCGCCGGACCGGCTTTTGAGGGCGGCGGGGTCAAGTTCGGGATGCGGGCCGCCAAAGGGGCTGTGGAGGATGTGTCCATCAATCCCGCCACCTATGAACCCATGATCATCACCGTGGGCAATGAAAAAGCCAAAGGTATCTGCGGATCCGGGCTCATCACCCTGGCGGCCCGGCTGCTGGAAACCGGAATCATCGATTCCCGGGGCAAGTTCAACCAGGAACTGGATACCCTCCGGATCCGGCAGACCGATGAGATCTGGGAGTATGTGCTGGTATATGAAAAAGACACCCAGATCGAGCGGGATATCACCATTACCGAACCGGACCTGGACAACCTGATCCGGGCCAAGGGCGCCATGTATTCCGCAGCCCTGACCCTGCTGGACGAGATCGGTCTCAAGGTGAACGACATCGAGCGGATCATTCTGGCCGGCGGGTTCGGATCGTATGTGGATCTGGCGTCCGCCATCACCATCGGGCTTCTGCCGGAGATCGAGCCGGATAAGGTTACCTACCTGGGTAACGGGTCCCTGCTGGGATGCCGCATCAACTGCCTGACCAATTCCCTGCGCCAGCAGGTGACCCAGGTGGTGAACATGATGACCAATTTTGAGCTGGCCTCCACCCCGTCTTATATGGACCATTACATGGGGGCATTGTTTCTGCCCCACACGGAACTCAACTATTTCCCCAAGATCAAGGCAAAGCTGGAAGCGTTGCGCAAATGAGTTTATCCGGGTATGTCCGCACCATTGAACTGACACCCCCGGCGCTGGGCAACAACACCGCCGATGCCCAGCGCCTGGAACAGGTGTTGAAAAAAGAACTGAACACCAAAAATGTCCATATTCCCTGGCACCTGGTCGGGGATCTGTCCGCGCGGCTGCGACAATGGCACTGGCAGGTCAAGGCGGTGCTGTTCAAGGACCGCCGGTCTTTTACAGTGGTGGACCTGCTGGACCCTCAGGATTCCGGCCCGGTGATGGGGGCCGCCGTGGATATCGGTACCACCCGCATGGTGATTGCCTTGATGGATCTGGAAACCGGGGAAACACTGGGAGAAACCGGGTTTGACAATCCCCAGGCAGATATCGGGCCGGATGTGCTCACCCGGATTCTTCATGCCAAAACCCCGGCGGGCCGGGAGGCACTCAAGCGCCTGGCGGTTGACGCGCTGAATCAGCACCTGGCCCGGTTGTGCAAAGAAAACAACCGGACCCCGGACCGGGTGTTTCTGGTGGCCGGGGCCGGGAACACGGCCATGACCCATCTGTTTGCCGGGCTGCCGGCGTTCGGGATCATTCAGGAACCTTATATTCCCTGTACCAATATTCTTGATACCCTGGATGCCGCCGACCTGGGACTGGCCGTTCATCCCAGAGGCCAGGTGTTTCTGTTTCCCAATATCGGGTCTTATTTCGGCGGGGATCTTTTGGCCGGGATCCTGGCAGCCGACCTGGATCAAAAAGACCAGCCCTGCATCATGGTGGATGTGGGCACCAATGCGGAAATCGTTCTGGGAAACAAAGACTGGCTCATGGCCTGTGCAGGCGCCGCCGGCCCGGCCCTGGAAAGCGGGGTCAGCCAGATGGGCATGACGGCAAAGCCGGGCGTGATCGACCGGGTGCGCGTGGATCCGGAAACCCGGGACCTGATCATCCACACCATTGATGATGAACCGGCCGTGGGTATCTGCGGGTCCGGCATGATTGACCTGGCCGCGGCCCTGTTTGTGTCCGGCCGCATCGATATCCGGGGGAAGCTGGTGACTGAGGCCTGCGGGGATCGTCTGACAAATGAAAATGACATTCCCGCGTTTGATCTGGTGGCGGCAAAAGATTCCGGCACGGGGCGGGCCATCCGGCTGTCCCAGGTGGACCTGAATTCTTTGACCAGTGCCAAAGCCGCCATGTACACCATTTTAGAGGTGATCGTGTCCCAGACCGCCGGGCTGTCGTTTTCCGATCTGGCCCGGTTTTATGTGGCCGGCACGTTCGGGTCGTTCATCAACCCGAATTCCGCCATCACCATCGGCATGCTGCCCGATATTCCTTTAGACCGGTTCCAGGTGCTGGGCAACACGTCGTTAAAAGGCGCGGAACAGGTGTTAACCGATCCGGCGGCCTTTGACCGGGTCATGGCCATCCGGGAAACCATCACTTATATTGAACTGAATGTCAATCAAGGGTTCATGAATCTGTTTTCCGGGGCCAAGTTTTATCCGCACACGGATACGTCGCGGTTTCCGTCCGTGAAGGTCTGATTGATCTCTTGAAAGACGGGGAACTCAGAGAAACCAATATACATGTCTATACAACCTCGTCTGATTGTGGTACATTTTTGACATTTTAAATCATCGTAAAACAGTGATCCAATGAGAAAGGGAGATTGTATCATGAAAAAGATTGTCGAATGCGTGCCCAATTTTTCTGAAGGCCGCAATACAGAGACCATTGACGCCATTGCCGATGCCATTGGAAATACGGCCGGGTGCACACTGCTGGATGTGGATCCGGGGCGGTCCACGAACCGGACGGTGTACACCTTTGTCGGGGAACCGGATGCCGTGGTGGAAGGCGCTTTGGCAGGCGCCCGGGTGGCCCGGGAAAAAATCGATATGCGCACCCATAAAGGGGAACATCACCGCATGGGGGCCCTGGATGTGTGCCCGTTTATTCCGGTGGCCAATGTCACCATGGACGAGTGCGTGGCATTGTCAAAACAATTCGGACAAAGGGCCGCAGACGAGCTGGGCATTCCCGTGTATCTGTATGAAGCTTCTGCTGCACAGGATTACCGCAGAAAACTGCCCCAGATCCGGGAAGGCCAGTATGAGGCCGTCAAAGACCGGATTGTGAAGCCGGAATGGAAACCGGATTTCGGACCGGCACAATTCATTCCCGAGTGGGGGGCCACCGTCACCGGGGCCCGGTTTTTTTTGATCGCCTATAATGTCAATCTGTTATCCACTCCCAACCAGGCCCACCGCATTGCGCTGAACCTGCGGGAAGCGGGCCGGGGACCGGATGAACCGGGCCGGCTCAAAGAGGTCAAGGGCATGGGCTGGTATGTGGATGACTACAACCTGGCCCAGGTCACGGTGAACCTGAACAATTACCGGGTCACCCCGCCGCACATCCTGTATGAGGAAGTGAAAAAAGAGGCAGCCTTGCTCAATGTGGCCGTGACCGGATCGGAAATCGTGGGCGTGGTGCCGCTGGAAGCCATTCTTGCGGCGGCCGAGTATTACATTGAAAAGGAAAACCTGTTTGTCCTGGATGAGGACCAGAAGGTGCGCCTGGCTGTGGAGCGGCTGGGGTTGAATGCCGTGGCCCCGTTCAACCCCAAAGAAAAAATCATCGAGTATATCATTGCCGAAGAGCCGGACGAACCCCTGGCCGGTCTGACCACCCGGCAGTTCATCGAAGAAGTGGCCTCCCGCAGTTTCGCGCCGGGCGGGGGATCGGTGTCCGCAGCCATTGCGGCCATGGGCGCAGGTCTTGGATCCATGGTGGCCAAACTCACTTTGGGGGTGAGAAAATTTGAAGATGTGGATGCAAAAATGCGGGAACTGATCCCGCCCCTGCACCAGGCGGCCCATGCGCTGATTCCCATGATCGATGCGGACACCCACGCGTTTAACGATTATGTGGCGGCCCTGGGCCTGCCAAAAGAAACAGACGCGGACTGGGCCTGTCGGGATGAACAGCTGCAGCTGGGATTGAAAAAAGCCATTGATACCCCGCTGTCCGTGATGACAACCGCGGATGCGGCCTGGGATGCGCTGGTCGCGGTGGCGACATACGGCAATATTACGTCAAAATCCGACGTGGAAGTAGGGGCAAGGGCCCTGGAGATGGGCATCTGGGGGGCGT
Above is a window of Desulfotignum balticum DSM 7044 DNA encoding:
- a CDS encoding ASKHA domain-containing protein, whose amino-acid sequence is MSLSGYVRTIELTPPALGNNTADAQRLEQVLKKELNTKNVHIPWHLVGDLSARLRQWHWQVKAVLFKDRRSFTVVDLLDPQDSGPVMGAAVDIGTTRMVIALMDLETGETLGETGFDNPQADIGPDVLTRILHAKTPAGREALKRLAVDALNQHLARLCKENNRTPDRVFLVAGAGNTAMTHLFAGLPAFGIIQEPYIPCTNILDTLDAADLGLAVHPRGQVFLFPNIGSYFGGDLLAGILAADLDQKDQPCIMVDVGTNAEIVLGNKDWLMACAGAAGPALESGVSQMGMTAKPGVIDRVRVDPETRDLIIHTIDDEPAVGICGSGMIDLAAALFVSGRIDIRGKLVTEACGDRLTNENDIPAFDLVAAKDSGTGRAIRLSQVDLNSLTSAKAAMYTILEVIVSQTAGLSFSDLARFYVAGTFGSFINPNSAITIGMLPDIPLDRFQVLGNTSLKGAEQVLTDPAAFDRVMAIRETITYIELNVNQGFMNLFSGAKFYPHTDTSRFPSVKV
- the ftcD gene encoding glutamate formimidoyltransferase — protein: MKKIVECVPNFSEGRNTETIDAIADAIGNTAGCTLLDVDPGRSTNRTVYTFVGEPDAVVEGALAGARVAREKIDMRTHKGEHHRMGALDVCPFIPVANVTMDECVALSKQFGQRAADELGIPVYLYEASAAQDYRRKLPQIREGQYEAVKDRIVKPEWKPDFGPAQFIPEWGATVTGARFFLIAYNVNLLSTPNQAHRIALNLREAGRGPDEPGRLKEVKGMGWYVDDYNLAQVTVNLNNYRVTPPHILYEEVKKEAALLNVAVTGSEIVGVVPLEAILAAAEYYIEKENLFVLDEDQKVRLAVERLGLNAVAPFNPKEKIIEYIIAEEPDEPLAGLTTRQFIEEVASRSFAPGGGSVSAAIAAMGAGLGSMVAKLTLGVRKFEDVDAKMRELIPPLHQAAHALIPMIDADTHAFNDYVAALGLPKETDADWACRDEQLQLGLKKAIDTPLSVMTTADAAWDALVAVATYGNITSKSDVEVGARALEMGIWGAYKNVVINMAGITDDIYKKQTLEKADALKNRAADMCGQVLEILDSRS